From the genome of Populus alba chromosome 10, ASM523922v2, whole genome shotgun sequence, one region includes:
- the LOC118034521 gene encoding protein ALWAYS EARLY 3 isoform X2, protein MAPSRKRSVNKRYSNIDEVSPNKNAAEIANKSKPRKRKLSKMLGPQWGKEELEQFYKAYRKHGKDWEKVAAVVRNRSVGMVEALYTMNKAYLSLPKGFASGAGLIAMMTDHYSNLGESDSELESNGDTGPSPKPQKRARVTKGSEAPPVLDLLQSQPAASNYGCLSLLKKRRSGSKPWAVGKRTPRVPVTYSHDKDNEKYVSPIWQGMKVKADAVDDDVAHEIALALTEASQRGGSPQVSRTPKRKTKTPSPAQHDERMHAESEMMSAKLRGSEMDEVGCELSLGSTDAYGGDYARDRIFWKGRRYHGRRSLEVEENLDNHLDDVREACSGTEEGQKLEAVEEKFEMEVAYSKLVRSSKGSRKRSKKVLFGEVEDTDFDALEALADLSLRLPETPVDTGLSALVEEEKTGIVAKSKLKGNRSSPGVKPISFKNTKHGKVFTHNVTSIPEAKEAPYQISPVMRKRRQKPSPSKISENEKHADSHLGESQKVEDAPYFKEGKLMKPAEHTSSSNNHGRELNDSASTTIRVLSANQFNLPTKVRSSRKLNTPKLLVKRDSKSSEKIVNSQSNTVIPSLQDRVPSLKGKLSNCLSRYLVRRWCVFEWFNSAIDYPWFAKREFVEYLEHVGLAHIPRLTRVEWGVIRSSLGKPRRFSEQFLKEEKEKLYQYRESVREHYAELRAGTRDGLPTDLARPLSVGQRILALHPRTSEIHDGSILTVDHSRCCVQFDRPELGVEFVMDVHCMPLNPLENMPASMIGHTIALNRYIKNLNELKINVQPAEKMEEFKFSPCENLEGASALPHASPLTYPYSDLLQQPKGGLLGSNTQVNIGGETVGAQPSFCLQIQAKEADIHALSELTRALDKKEAVVSELKHMNDEVVESQKRGDYSLKDSEVFKKHYAAVLLQLNEVNELVSSALSCLRERNTYQGNIPHVLLKPVANIDEPACHSSSFDSSTDDTQESGSHVVEIVESSRTKAQTMVDAAMQAMSSLKKEGSSIDSIEDAIDFVNNKLSADDSSVPAIRSSIPAISAQGTLASQDQLSSCAANPEAINDAPDAKFNNLSTQNEVQIPTELISHCVATLLMIQRCTERQFPPSDVAVVLDSAVTSLKPCCSTNLPIYAEIQKCMGIIRNQILALIPT, encoded by the exons ATGGCTCCGTCGAGAAAAAGAAGTGTAAATAAGCGgtattcaaacattgatgaagTCTCACCTAACAAAAATGCTGCAGAGATTGCTAATAAAAGCAAGCCGCGG AAGAGGAAGTTATCTAAAATGTTAGGGCCACAATGGGGTAAGGAAGAACTAGAGCAGTTCTATAAGGCGTATCGGAAACATGGGAAAGATTGGGAGAAG GTAGCTGCTGTGGTGCGGAACCGATCTGTGGGAATGGTAGAAGCCCTTTACACTATGAATAAG GCTTACTTATCTCTTCCAAAGGGCTTTGCTTCTGGTGCTGGACTAATTGCAATGATGACAGATCACTACTCTAATCTG GGAGAGAGTGACAGTGAGCTAGAAAGCAATGGGGACACAGGACCCTCTCCAAAGCCTCAGAAGCGGGCTCGGGTAACCAAAGGATCAGAGGCACCGCCAGTTCTAGATCTCTTACAGTCCCAGCCAGCTGCATCAAATTATGGCTGCTTATCATTGTTAAAGAAAAGACGCTCTG GAAGCAAGCCCTGGGCTGTTGGGAAAAGGACTCCTCGTGTACCTGTTACATATTCCCATGATAAAGATAATGAGAAGTATGTTTCACCAATTTGGCAAGGTATGAAAGTAAAGGCTGATgctgttgatgatgatgttgcTCATGAGATAGCATTGGCCTTGACTGAGGCTTCACAAAGAGGTGGATCTCCCCAAGTTTCTCGAACTcctaagagaaaaacaaagacaccctcACCTGCTCAGCATGATGAACGAATG CATGCTGAATCAGAGATGATGAGTGCCAAGCTTCGTGGCAGTGAAATGGACGAGGTGGGTTGTGAATTAAGTTTAGGCAGCACAGATGCTTACGGTGGAGATTATGCGAGAGACAGAATCTTTTGGAAGGGAAGGAGATACCATGGAAGGAGGTCACTAGAAGTAGAAGAAAATTTAGACAATCATTTGGATGATGTAAGAGAAGCCTGCAGTGGGACAGAGGAAGGGCAGAAACTGGAAGCTgttgaagaaaaatttgaaatggAGGTTGCGTATTCAAAACTTGTGAGGTCCTCCAAGGGTTCAAGAAAGAGAAGCAAGAAGGTTCTGTTTGGAGAAG TTGAAGACACCGACTTCGATGCCTTAGAAGCACTTGCTGATTTGTCCTTGAGGTTGCCAGAAACACCTGTTGACACTG GGCTGTCTGCTCTTGTTGAGGAAGAAAAGACCGGGATCGTTGCCAAGTCTAAGCTGAAAGGGAATCGTTCTTCTCCTGGTGTAAAACCTATCTCCTTCAAGAACACGAAACACGGAAAAGTATTCACTCATAACGTTACTTCTATTCCAGAAGCAAAGGAAGCACCCTATCAGATCAGTCCTGTGATGCggaaaagaagacaaaagcCCTCACCATCTAAA ATttcagaaaatgaaaagcatgctGATTCTCATCTTGGTGAATCTCAAAAGGTTGAG GATGCCCCATACTTTAAGGAAGGGAAATTGATGAAACCTGCAGAACATACTTCTTCTAGTAATAATCATGGAAGGGAATTGAATGATTCTGCTTCAACTACCATACGGGTTTTATCTGCCAACCAATTCAACTTGCCTACTAAAGTGAGGAGTAGCCGTAAGCTAAACACTCCAAAGCTCTTGGTCAAGAGAGATTCGAAGTCTTCTGAGAAAATTGTAAATAGCCAATCTAATACTGTCATTCCTTCATTACAGGACAGAGTTCCTAGTCTTAAG GGAAAGCTTTCTAATTGCCTTTCCCGGTATCTAGTCCGAAGATGGTGTGTTTTTGAATGGTTCAATAGTGCAATAGATTATCCATGGTTTGCTAAAAGGGAATTTGTTGAATACCTGGAGCATGTTGGATTGGCTCATATCCCAAGACTAACTCGTGTTGAATGGGGTGTCATTAGGAG TTCCCTTGGTAAACCACGAAGATTTTCAGAGCAATTTTTgaaggaagagaaagagaagcttTACCAATATCGAGAATCTGTTAGAGAACACTATGCGGAACTTCGTGCTGGAACTAGGGATGGACTACCAACTGATTTAGCCCGACCTTTATCAGTTGGTCAACGCATTCTTGCTCTTCATCCAAGGACAAGTGAGATTCATGATGGAAGTATATTAACTGTTGATCATAGTCGCTGCTGTGTTCAGTTTGACCGACCTGAACTAGGGGTTGAATTTGTCATG GATGTCCATTGCATGCCTTTGAATCCACTGGAAAACATGCCTGCATCTATGATTGGGCACACTATTGCTTTGAATAGATACATTAAGAACTTAAATGAGCTCAAAATCAATGTGCAACCAGCAGAGAAGATGGAAGAATTCAAATTTTCACCATGTGAGAACCTGGAGGGTGCCAGTGCTCTTCCACATGCTTCCCCATTGACTTATCCTTATAGTGATTTATTACAGCAGCCAAAG GGGGGTTTGTTAGGTTCTAACACACAAGTTAATATTGGAGGTGAAACTGTTGGTGCCCAGCCTTCTTTTTGTTTACAGATCCAAGCTAAGGAAGCTGATATCCATGCTCTTTCTGAATTAACTCGAGCTCTTGACAAAAAG GAGGCTGTCGTGTCTGAGTTGAAGCACATGAATGATGAGGTGGTGGAAAGCCAAAAACGTGGAGATTACTCTCTCAAGGATTCGGaagtttttaaaaagcattatgCTGCAGTACTCCTACAGTTAAATGAGGTCAATGAGCTG GTCTCTTCTGCTCTCTCTTGCTTGAGGGAACGTAACACATACCAAGGGAACATCCCTCATGTGTTGTTGAAGCCTGTAGCCAATATAGATGAGCCAGCATGCCATAGCAGCTCCTTCGATTCTTCTACGGATGATACTCAAGAATCTGGATCTCATGTGGTGGAAATTGTTGAAAGTTCAAGAACGAAAGCCCAGACAATGGTTGATGCAGCTATGCAG GCAATGTCATCCTTGAAGAAGGAAGGAAGCAGCATTGATAGTATTGAAGACGCTAtagattttgtaaataataagCTTTCAGCAGATGATTCAAGTGTGCCAGCCATTAGATCTTCTATCCCTGCAATTTCAGCTCAAGGTACCCTGGCTTCTCAGGATCAATTAAGTTCCTGTGCAGCAAATCCAGAGGCAATTAACGATGCACCTGATGCAAAGTTTAACAATTTGTCCACCCAAAATGAAGTACAAATCCCTACAGAGCTTATTTCACACTGTGTAGCTACTTTACTAATGATTCAG AGATGTACAGAAAGACAATTTCCACCGAGTGACGTCGCCGTGGTACTGGATTCTGCAGTTACAAGTTTGAAGCCATGTTGTTCAACAAACCTTCCCATTTATGCAGAGATACAGAAATGCATGGGCATTATTAGGAATCAGATATTAGCACTGATACCCACGTAG